A single region of the Streptomyces virginiae genome encodes:
- a CDS encoding lytic polysaccharide monooxygenase auxiliary activity family 9 protein, whose product MLGLGLVVGITLVSAPTASSHGYTDTPISRQKLCANKTVSDCGAIQWEPQSVEGFKGFPAAGPADGKICSGGLSQFSELDNPRGGAWPTTKVTSGQSYAFRWQFTANHSTTDFKYYVTKNGWTGTKALTRADLEPQPFLTVAYNGARPSMTTVHQGAMPSGKTGRHLILAVWTVNDTPMAFYACSDVQF is encoded by the coding sequence ATGCTCGGCCTCGGCCTCGTCGTCGGAATCACCCTCGTCAGCGCCCCCACCGCCAGCAGTCACGGCTACACCGACACCCCGATCAGCCGCCAGAAGCTCTGCGCCAACAAGACCGTGTCCGACTGCGGCGCGATCCAGTGGGAGCCGCAGAGCGTCGAAGGCTTCAAGGGGTTCCCGGCCGCCGGCCCCGCCGACGGCAAGATATGTTCCGGCGGACTCTCGCAGTTCTCCGAGCTCGACAACCCGCGCGGCGGCGCCTGGCCCACCACCAAGGTGACCAGCGGGCAGAGCTACGCCTTCCGGTGGCAGTTCACCGCCAACCACTCCACCACCGACTTCAAGTACTACGTCACCAAGAACGGCTGGACCGGCACCAAGGCCCTCACCCGCGCCGACCTCGAACCCCAGCCCTTCCTCACCGTCGCCTACAACGGCGCCCGCCCCTCGATGACCACCGTCCATCAGGGCGCCATGCCGAGCGGAAAGACGGGCCGGCACCTGATCCTGGCCGTCTGGACCGTCAACGACACCCCGATGGCCTTCTACGCCTGCTCCGACGTTCAATTCTGA
- a CDS encoding SPFH domain-containing protein yields MTEVTMFPTRTTSTTGTLRVPPLAAPVAVRSADPAPAPAPAPAPAPAPAPMAVPAAVHPGWAAEPTPVPEPAYAAVAVAAPREAAAPEHAVAAETSFGWAAAQAARPAPEPTHGWEVPAARAHPYDEADQGAADPSAAAGLDIPHPQEPEAPVEGATLRLRTTEVHPRTEPDAVPRAEPEPEPAAAAAAPEPEAVFEPEPDFEPEPEPEPEHEFEPEPGPATTPEPGTAAPHSGIPGPGPVEIVAQAVARGLDDGAATPDLPHSGVHRGTSVTEVPVHLPFRGTRRLPVVPAPAPAAATAPAPRAPRPAPGRRVPRGDDRLREHRGPVLPGWVGVAVGGLALAGCVAVLWRAGAVPAAFVAAFGAAPRAYQGLRATHWPPLAFLGIVALVALGGLGRSRTGHAWVLTLFGRYRGTVRRTGLTWVSPLLLRRRVDVRLRHWRSDPMPAVDSGGLALQVVVQVVWQVRDTARATLAVEDHTEYLAEQVESAMARVLSQLPADAFHEDAPTLRDAEAVGDALTRMLAAETEAVGIEVFSAQPTRIEYAAEVAEAMRRRRVAAIDAKHRDTVLTSVVDAVDDTVHRLTSRGLVELDDYERKALVKDLTVAFYTGRSE; encoded by the coding sequence ATGACGGAGGTAACGATGTTCCCCACGCGCACCACCTCGACGACGGGCACCCTCCGAGTGCCGCCGCTGGCCGCCCCGGTGGCGGTCCGGTCGGCGGATCCCGCCCCCGCCCCCGCGCCCGCCCCCGCCCCGGCTCCTGCCCCCGCGCCCATGGCCGTGCCGGCGGCGGTCCACCCCGGGTGGGCCGCGGAGCCGACGCCCGTGCCGGAGCCGGCCTACGCGGCCGTGGCCGTCGCGGCGCCGCGCGAGGCCGCCGCCCCGGAGCACGCCGTCGCCGCCGAGACCTCCTTCGGCTGGGCCGCGGCGCAGGCCGCCCGCCCGGCGCCCGAGCCGACGCACGGCTGGGAGGTGCCGGCGGCCCGGGCCCACCCGTACGACGAGGCCGACCAGGGCGCCGCCGACCCGTCGGCCGCCGCCGGCCTGGACATCCCGCACCCGCAGGAGCCGGAGGCCCCCGTCGAAGGGGCCACCCTGCGCCTGCGGACCACCGAGGTCCACCCCCGGACCGAGCCGGACGCCGTACCCCGAGCCGAACCCGAACCCGAACCCGCAGCCGCCGCAGCCGCCCCCGAGCCGGAAGCCGTGTTCGAGCCCGAGCCCGACTTCGAACCCGAACCCGAACCCGAACCCGAGCACGAGTTCGAGCCCGAGCCCGGACCGGCCACCACGCCCGAACCCGGGACCGCGGCGCCGCACTCCGGCATCCCCGGGCCCGGACCGGTCGAGATCGTCGCCCAGGCGGTGGCCCGCGGCCTGGACGACGGGGCTGCCACGCCGGACCTCCCGCACTCCGGAGTCCACCGGGGCACCTCGGTCACCGAGGTGCCGGTGCACCTCCCGTTCCGCGGTACGCGCCGGCTGCCGGTGGTCCCCGCCCCCGCACCCGCCGCGGCCACCGCACCCGCCCCCCGCGCCCCGCGCCCCGCCCCCGGCCGCCGTGTCCCGCGCGGCGACGACCGGCTCCGCGAGCACCGCGGCCCGGTGCTGCCCGGCTGGGTCGGCGTGGCCGTCGGCGGGCTCGCCCTCGCCGGCTGCGTGGCCGTGCTCTGGCGGGCCGGGGCCGTCCCCGCCGCCTTCGTCGCCGCCTTCGGGGCGGCGCCCCGCGCCTACCAGGGCCTGCGCGCCACCCACTGGCCGCCGCTCGCCTTCCTCGGCATCGTCGCCCTCGTGGCGCTCGGCGGACTCGGCCGGTCCCGCACCGGCCACGCCTGGGTGCTCACCCTCTTCGGCCGTTACCGCGGCACGGTCCGGCGTACCGGCCTGACCTGGGTGAGCCCCCTGCTCCTGCGCCGGCGGGTCGACGTACGCCTGCGGCACTGGCGCAGCGACCCGATGCCCGCCGTGGACTCGGGCGGCCTCGCCCTCCAGGTCGTCGTCCAGGTCGTCTGGCAGGTCCGGGACACCGCACGCGCCACCCTCGCCGTCGAGGACCACACGGAGTACCTCGCCGAGCAGGTCGAATCGGCGATGGCCCGCGTGCTCTCGCAGCTGCCCGCCGACGCCTTCCACGAGGACGCCCCGACCCTGCGCGACGCCGAGGCCGTCGGTGACGCGCTGACCCGGATGCTGGCCGCCGAGACCGAGGCCGTCGGGATCGAGGTGTTCTCGGCCCAGCCGACCCGGATCGAGTACGCGGCCGAGGTCGCCGAGGCCATGCGCCGCCGTCGGGTCGCGGCGATCGACGCCAAGCACCGGGACACCGTGCTGACCTCGGTCGTGGACGCCGTCGACGACACCGTCCACCGGCTGACCTCCCGCGGGCTGGTCGAGCTCGACGACTACGAGCGCAAGGCGCTGGTGAAGGACCTCACGGTCGCCTTCTACACGGGCCGCTCCGAGTAG
- a CDS encoding peptidoglycan-binding protein: protein MPMPGFEEYEPAGDCACRGCAQRRRALARARAIPLRDGGHPAARGARRALVLATAAGVVLGGGSATAVAQVAPPPGPAALDDPSSPQGARTPLHGPKGGPVGKPGAPAQPGAVRRIDRATIINRAKLWLDAGVPYSMSEYWTDGYRQDCSGYVSMVWNLGSNEWTGSLDKFATKISKDDLLPGDMLLFHNPADPNNGSHVVIFGGWVDSTRTHYVAYEQTRPNTRKLATPYGYWSNATKYVPYRFNGVPGGLLPDAPAGPKPGDATVFPGADKFAPGATNDHVAQLGRMLIERGAYRFYPKGVADRTWSDHDKLATAAFQRAQGWTGADADGIPGAHTWKLLVEKQGKNIPPTVAAAPGPGGVRAYPGAAVFRPGQSHEAIRALGRQLVKKGFGKYYTSGPGPRWSEADRRNVEAFQRAQGWTGASANGYPGPETWRRLFA from the coding sequence ATGCCGATGCCCGGTTTCGAGGAGTACGAGCCCGCGGGCGACTGTGCGTGCCGGGGCTGCGCCCAGCGCCGCCGCGCCCTCGCCCGCGCGCGGGCCATACCGCTCCGGGACGGGGGGCACCCGGCCGCGCGCGGCGCCCGCAGGGCGCTGGTGCTGGCCACCGCCGCGGGAGTGGTCCTCGGTGGCGGCAGCGCGACCGCGGTGGCCCAGGTCGCCCCGCCCCCGGGGCCGGCGGCCCTGGACGACCCGAGCTCCCCGCAGGGCGCCCGGACCCCGCTGCACGGCCCCAAGGGCGGCCCGGTGGGGAAGCCCGGCGCTCCGGCCCAGCCGGGCGCGGTGCGACGGATCGACCGCGCGACGATCATCAACCGGGCGAAGCTGTGGCTGGACGCGGGGGTCCCGTACAGCATGTCCGAGTACTGGACGGACGGGTACCGACAGGACTGCTCGGGCTACGTCTCCATGGTCTGGAACCTGGGGTCGAACGAATGGACCGGCAGCCTCGACAAGTTCGCCACCAAGATCTCCAAGGATGACCTGCTGCCGGGGGACATGCTCCTCTTCCACAACCCGGCGGACCCCAACAACGGCTCGCACGTGGTCATCTTCGGCGGCTGGGTCGACTCGACGCGCACGCACTACGTCGCCTACGAGCAGACGCGCCCGAACACGCGGAAGCTGGCCACGCCGTACGGGTACTGGAGCAACGCGACGAAGTACGTCCCGTACCGGTTCAACGGGGTCCCGGGCGGCCTCCTCCCGGACGCCCCGGCCGGCCCCAAGCCGGGGGACGCGACGGTCTTCCCGGGCGCGGACAAGTTCGCCCCCGGCGCCACCAACGACCACGTGGCCCAGCTCGGCCGGATGCTGATCGAGCGCGGCGCGTACCGGTTCTACCCCAAGGGGGTGGCCGACCGGACGTGGAGCGACCACGACAAGCTCGCCACCGCCGCCTTCCAGCGCGCACAGGGTTGGACGGGCGCGGACGCCGACGGCATCCCGGGCGCGCACACCTGGAAGCTGCTCGTCGAGAAGCAGGGCAAGAACATCCCGCCGACGGTGGCGGCCGCGCCCGGACCGGGCGGGGTACGGGCCTACCCGGGTGCCGCGGTGTTCCGCCCGGGTCAGTCGCACGAGGCCATCAGGGCGCTCGGTCGTCAGCTGGTGAAGAAGGGCTTCGGCAAGTACTACACATCCGGTCCGGGCCCGCGCTGGAGCGAGGCCGACCGCCGCAACGTCGAGGCCTTCCAGCGCGCGCAGGGCTGGACCGGCGCTTCGGCCAACGGCTACCCGGGCCCGGAAACCTGGCGCCGGCTGTTCGCATGA
- a CDS encoding class F sortase, translating to MSEDKASAGGRLLTFAAWAVLVLGLWLWGRQLTVAPAPPAGQAGGTVGPGLPAAHAPLAAAPPQRVDVPSIGIQAPVISRDLDKDGAIDPPPYDQPGTVGWWGRGTQPGAAGTALMVGHVDTRSKPAVFYGLSSAQPGDKVRVVRTDGSVAEFTVEDVRVYERAAFDAHKAYGQRVRGRAELRLVTCGGTYDKAAKEYTANVVVSAYLTGVGARPGAPGTAA from the coding sequence GTGAGTGAGGACAAGGCCTCGGCGGGCGGCCGGCTGCTGACGTTCGCCGCCTGGGCGGTGCTGGTGCTCGGCCTGTGGCTGTGGGGCCGCCAGCTCACCGTGGCACCGGCCCCGCCCGCCGGTCAGGCCGGCGGGACGGTGGGTCCGGGGCTGCCGGCCGCGCACGCCCCGCTCGCCGCGGCCCCGCCCCAGCGCGTCGACGTACCGTCCATAGGCATCCAGGCCCCGGTGATCTCCCGGGACCTGGACAAGGACGGCGCGATCGACCCGCCCCCGTACGACCAGCCGGGCACGGTGGGCTGGTGGGGCCGGGGCACCCAGCCGGGAGCGGCCGGGACGGCGCTGATGGTGGGGCACGTGGACACCCGCTCCAAGCCCGCCGTGTTCTACGGCCTGAGCTCCGCGCAGCCGGGCGACAAGGTGCGGGTGGTGCGGACGGACGGATCGGTCGCCGAGTTCACGGTCGAGGACGTACGGGTCTACGAGCGCGCGGCCTTCGACGCCCACAAGGCCTACGGCCAGCGGGTGCGGGGCCGCGCCGAGCTGAGGCTGGTGACCTGCGGGGGCACCTACGACAAGGCGGCCAAGGAGTACACGGCGAACGTGGTGGTCTCCGCCTATCTGACCGGCGTCGGAGCCCGTCCGGGCGCGCCGGGCACCGCGGCCTGA